TTGTGGTTGGCCCCGGTGATCAGCCGCAGCTGCAGCACCGTCTCGGTCCAGAACGCCCGGCGCGGCGTACGGGTCCAGGTGTCGTGAAACAGCCGCTTGGCCGCCGCCAGACCATCGGGGGAGCGGGTGATGAGCTGGGCGGCGAACGCCTCGGCGTCGGCGAGCGGCTCGTCGCTGACCTCGGTCACCAACCCGTACTCCTTGGCCGCGCGCCCGTCGAACACCTCGGCGGTCATCGTCAGGCGTTTGGCGGTGTCCAGCGGCACCAGCTCGCGTAGTGTGACCGATCCGGTCATGTCGGGGATCAGACCGTATTTGCCTTCCATGACGGAGAATTCGCATCCCGGGGTGGTGTAGCGGAAATCAGCGGCGAGGGCCAGTTGGAATCCCGCCCCGTAGCAGTAGCCGTCGACGACGGCGATCACCGGCACCGGCAGCGTGCGCCACACCCAGATGGCCTGTTGGAACAGGTTGGTCCGCTTGCCCGGCCACTTACCGGCGGCCCGCAGCTGGCTGAGCAGGGATTCCTCTCGAAACACCGTGAAGTCCAGCCCCGCACAGAAGGCCGGGCCCGCCCCCTGCAGCACCACCGCGCGGATGTCGCGGTTCTTGTCGATCCGTTTAGCCGCGGCGACCAGAGCGCGCAGCATCGCGAAATCGACTCCGTTGTACTTCTCGGGGCGGTTCAGCGTGACATAGGCGATCCGATCACGCACCGACGTCACGACACGGTCGCCGGCACCCGGTGATTGCCGAGGGGAGTTGACGGTCACAGGAACACTCCTACAGACGGTGACAACGCAGGGCCACGATTCCCACAGTAGGCGCACTTGCCGGCGTGGAGGCTGGCGCTGCGGTGTGAGAGCCTGACAGGATGACTCAGGTCACAGGGCTGCGGGTGGCGATCACCGGCGGGGCGCGCGGGGCCGGGCCCCTGCCCGCCGCTTTGGTAGACGGTGCGTTTCGCCTCGCCGGCGGTGAGAAGGTGACCGCCGGACTGAATCACGCCGAGCGAGTGGCCTACCAGGCGCGGATCGAGGGTCGCAATGAGTAGCGACGAACCGCCGGCCCGCCTCGAACTCAGTGGCCTGCCCGGGATCCCCGAGGTGGCGTTGAGCGCCGGGCTGCTGGCCCGGTTGCCGCAGAACAGCGCGCCGGCACCCTGGCACTGCCAATGCTCGGCGGTGGTCTGGCTCGGCCGCGGGGGACGCGCCGCCACCGCCGCACTACCGTCGGGGCTGACCACCAACTCGGCACTGATGACCGTCGGTGGTTTCGTCCGTTACACCGACACACCGGTGGGGCCCTACGACGAGGTGCTGGGTCTGATCGGTTCCCGCAGCGGGGCCACCCCCTGGGGCACCGTGGCGCTCATGGCGGTGGATTCCGCGGCGAGCCTGGTCGGTGGACGCACCAACTGGGCCATGCCCAAAACCCTGGCCCGTTTCGACGGCGAGCCCGCCGCCAACACCACCATGACCGCCCGCGGCGACGATGCGCTGCAGTGGGAGGTCGGCGCGCGCCCACGGGTGCTGCTGGGCCCGTCGATCCCGGTCAAGGCCGCGGGTGCTGCCCGGCAAGTGTTCAGCGACGGTCGCATCGGGGAATCCCGGCTGAGGTTTTCCGGTCGCGTCCGCCCAGCGCTGGTCAACGTCACCGTCACCTCGGCCGGCTCCCTGTCGAGCTGGTTGCGGCCGGGCCGCCACCTCGGCGCCGTCATCGATTCCGCCGCCTTCACCCTGGATGAGCCGCGGTTCCGGTGAGCCGCACCGGGCTTGCGACGCCTCACGATAAGGAGCACTGATGGATCTGGCTTGGTCCCCGGCGGACGCCGCGTTCCGCGACGAGGTACGCGCATTCCTCGACGCCAAACTCACCCCGGAGCTGCGTCGCGCCGGCCAATTGATGACCAGTGTGTACTCCGACCATGAGGCCAGCATGCGCTGGCAGGCCATCCTGCACGAGCGCGGCTGGGCTGCACCGCAATGGCCTGTGGAGTATGGCGGCTGCGACTGGACGATCGCCCAGCACTACCTGTTCAGCCGGGAGTGCACGCTGGCCGGCGCGCCACCGCTCTCCCCGATGGGGATCAGAATGGTCGCCCACGCCATCATCGAGTTCGGTACCGACGAGCAGAAAGACCATTTTCTGCCGCGCATCCTCACCGGGGAGATCTTCTTCTGCCAGGGCTACTCCGAACCGGAGTCCGGCTCGGATCTCGCGTCGCTGTCGATGGCCGCGGTCGACGACGGTGACGCACTGATCTGTACCGGCAGCAAGATCTGGACCACGCACGCCACCGAGGCGAACTGGATTTTCTGCCTGGTGCGCACCACGCGCACCGCCAAGAAGCAACAGGGGATCACCTTCGTGCTGATCGACATGACGTCCCCGGGTATCGAGATCCGCCCATTGGTGATGACCTCAGGCGAAGAGGTGCAGAACCAGGTGTTCTTCGACGCTGTCCGGGTGCCGAAGACCAACGTGCTCGGCGAGATCGACGACGGCTGGACCGTCGCGAAATACCTGCTCAACTTCGAGCGCGGTGGCGCGATGGCCCCGATGCTGCAGGTCTGGGCCGACGAGGTTGCCACGCAGGCCGCTGCGCAGCCCGCGCCGAGCGGCACCACCCTGCTGGCGGAGCCCGCGTTTCGGCTGCGGCTGGCCGACGCCCAGGTGCGCACCGAGGTGTTGGAGATCCTGGAGTTTCGCACGATCACCGCGCTGGCGCAGGGCCGTGACCCCGGACCGGCGGCTTCGATGCTCAAGGTGCTCGGCACCGAATTGAGCCAGACGATCAGCGAACTCGCCCTGCAAGCGGCCGGACCGCGGGCGCGGGCGTATCAACCGCACGCCACCATGCCGGGTGGGCCGGTGCCCGACTTCGTGGCCCCACCCGATGGCTACGTCAGTGGCGAACCGTGGCAGGCGGTGGCGCCGCTGCGTTACTTCAACGACCGGGCCGGCTCAATTTATGCCGGCAGCAATGAGATTCAACGCAACATTCTGGCCAAAGCGGCATTGGGGCTCTAAATGGACTTCGCCTTCACCGAGGAACAGCAATTGTTGCGCGACACCGTCGCCAAATTCCTCGCCACCCGCTACACGATGGAGGGCAGCCGGGCTGCGGCCAAATCCGGCTCCGGGTGGCAGCCCGAGATCTGGCGGGCCTTCGCCGGTGAACTCGGCATCCTGGGTGCCACATTCCCGGAGGCGCTCGGCGGATTAGACGGAGGGCCGACCGAGTTGATGATCATCACCGAGGCCCTCGGCCACGCCCTGGTGATCGAACCCTATGTCGAGACCGTGGTGCTCGGCGGCGGGTTGCTGCTGCGTGCCGGTGGTCCCCGCGCCGAGGCGGTGCTGCAGCAGATCGCCGCGGGCCAGGCCGTCGTGGCGCTGGCCGCCGAGGAACCGACCTCCGGGGGCGCCTGGCACGACGTCGCCACCACCGCGCGTCGCGACGGTGAGCACTGGGTGCTCGACGGCGAGAAGATCATGGTGTCCGCCGCGCCGTTGGCGACTCACCTGTTGGTGACCGCGCGCACCGCCGGATCCCGCCGGGACACCGCCGGTATCTCCGTGTTCGCGGTGGAGATCGCGTCCACCGACCCGTCTTGTGGGCTCACGATGCACGCGGTGCGCACGATCGACGACCGTCGCGCCGCGGATCTGACGCTGACCGATCTGCGTCTGCCCGCCGAGGCGCTCCTGGGGGCGGAGGGCCAGGCGTGGGCGTCGTTGGAGCGCGCCTACGACGAAGCGGCCGCCGCGGTGGTGTCCGAAGCGGTCGGATGTCTACGGCGGGTGTTGGCCGACACCGTCGACTACGCCAAGCAGCGCCACCAATTCGGCCAGCCGATCGGACGGTTTCAGGCGTTGCAACACCGGATGGTCGACATGTACATGGAGGTCGAGCAGGCCGTCGCCGCACAGTATCTGGCGATTTTGAAACTGGACGCCGAACCCGGCGAACGTGCTCGCGCGGTGTCGGCGGCGAAGGCCACCGCTGCGCGCGCCGCCCGATTCGTCGGCCAGAACGCGGTGCAGTTGCACGGCGCGATGGGCATGACCGAGGAGTTGGCGGTCGGCCACTACTTCAAGCGGCTCACCGCCATCGAATCGGAATTCGGTAGCCGAGACCGGCATCTGAACCGCTACGCGGCGCTGGCCGACGGCGGTT
This sequence is a window from Mycolicibacillus parakoreensis. Protein-coding genes within it:
- a CDS encoding acetoacetate decarboxylase family protein, whose protein sequence is MSSDEPPARLELSGLPGIPEVALSAGLLARLPQNSAPAPWHCQCSAVVWLGRGGRAATAALPSGLTTNSALMTVGGFVRYTDTPVGPYDEVLGLIGSRSGATPWGTVALMAVDSAASLVGGRTNWAMPKTLARFDGEPAANTTMTARGDDALQWEVGARPRVLLGPSIPVKAAGAARQVFSDGRIGESRLRFSGRVRPALVNVTVTSAGSLSSWLRPGRHLGAVIDSAAFTLDEPRFR
- a CDS encoding crotonase/enoyl-CoA hydratase family protein, whose protein sequence is MTSVRDRIAYVTLNRPEKYNGVDFAMLRALVAAAKRIDKNRDIRAVVLQGAGPAFCAGLDFTVFREESLLSQLRAAGKWPGKRTNLFQQAIWVWRTLPVPVIAVVDGYCYGAGFQLALAADFRYTTPGCEFSVMEGKYGLIPDMTGSVTLRELVPLDTAKRLTMTAEVFDGRAAKEYGLVTEVSDEPLADAEAFAAQLITRSPDGLAAAKRLFHDTWTRTPRRAFWTETVLQLRLITGANHKIARKAAASKDQPRWRRRSLR
- a CDS encoding acyl-CoA dehydrogenase family protein yields the protein MDLAWSPADAAFRDEVRAFLDAKLTPELRRAGQLMTSVYSDHEASMRWQAILHERGWAAPQWPVEYGGCDWTIAQHYLFSRECTLAGAPPLSPMGIRMVAHAIIEFGTDEQKDHFLPRILTGEIFFCQGYSEPESGSDLASLSMAAVDDGDALICTGSKIWTTHATEANWIFCLVRTTRTAKKQQGITFVLIDMTSPGIEIRPLVMTSGEEVQNQVFFDAVRVPKTNVLGEIDDGWTVAKYLLNFERGGAMAPMLQVWADEVATQAAAQPAPSGTTLLAEPAFRLRLADAQVRTEVLEILEFRTITALAQGRDPGPAASMLKVLGTELSQTISELALQAAGPRARAYQPHATMPGGPVPDFVAPPDGYVSGEPWQAVAPLRYFNDRAGSIYAGSNEIQRNILAKAALGL
- a CDS encoding acyl-CoA dehydrogenase family protein, whose protein sequence is MDFAFTEEQQLLRDTVAKFLATRYTMEGSRAAAKSGSGWQPEIWRAFAGELGILGATFPEALGGLDGGPTELMIITEALGHALVIEPYVETVVLGGGLLLRAGGPRAEAVLQQIAAGQAVVALAAEEPTSGGAWHDVATTARRDGEHWVLDGEKIMVSAAPLATHLLVTARTAGSRRDTAGISVFAVEIASTDPSCGLTMHAVRTIDDRRAADLTLTDLRLPAEALLGAEGQAWASLERAYDEAAAAVVSEAVGCLRRVLADTVDYAKQRHQFGQPIGRFQALQHRMVDMYMEVEQAVAAQYLAILKLDAEPGERARAVSAAKATAARAARFVGQNAVQLHGAMGMTEELAVGHYFKRLTAIESEFGSRDRHLNRYAALADGG